Proteins found in one Salvia splendens isolate huo1 chromosome 10, SspV2, whole genome shotgun sequence genomic segment:
- the LOC121750494 gene encoding zinc finger MYM-type protein 1-like — MKYPPNERDAVRRAYILKKPCQPRSHNFPRKKIGGRRFMPYWFDTWDWLEYSITKDAAFCFVCYWFKNEVGLTAGGNAFVNKRFKSWNKPDRFTKHIGGVKSAHNLAYEKYVNLRDGKKKSILVSVDNATEVTIKEYDIRLKASISCLRYLLRQGLGFRGHRENSESLNRGNFLELLK; from the coding sequence ATGAAATATCCTCCAAATGAGCGAGATGCAGTTAGGAGAGCATATATTCTTAAAAAGCCCTGTCAACCAAGATCTCACAACTttcctagaaaaaaaattggagGACGTCGATTTATGCCTTATTGGTTCGATACATGGGATTGGCTTGAATATAGCATAACAAAAGATGctgcattttgttttgtttgctaCTGGTTTAAGAATGAAGTTGGACTTACTGCGGGGGGAAATGCATTTGTGAACAAAAGATTTAAGTCGTGGAATAAGCCGGACAGATTTACGAAGCATATTGGTGGAGTAAAAAGTGCTCACAATCTTGCTTATGAGAAATATGTGAACTTAAGAGATGGCAAAAAAAAGTCTATTCTTGTTTCTGTTGATAATGCCACTGAGGTGACCATAAAAGAATATGACATTCGCTTGAAGGCTTCAATTTCATGTTTGCGTTATCTACTGCGGCAAGGTCTGGGCTTTCGTGGACATAGAGAAAATAGTGAATCCCTTAACAGAGGAAATTTTCTTGAACTTTTGAAATGA
- the LOC121750492 gene encoding uncharacterized protein LOC121750492, producing the protein MNPRKPNPAPSLKLIVYGMPLLFLLLTIASMFKHKPYTTTTTTLTSLRPHCNAPSSIISQLEPLIAEEPLDVWEGLGKEESHIRYLPSLTDLSRSRRFIYVDLGARDYDSSIGSWFAKQYPKQNRTFEIYAVEADASFHAQYRARRGVTLLPYAAWVRNETVVFGSRPIVVGSKVWRMRPFGRIEGEQAAADGMSAVVRVAAFDFVEWLTRNVAEEDFVVVKMDVEGTEIELVRDLVKRGAMCLIDELFMECHFDRYVKCCSGERINRFNFSYPQCYRLFKELRDMGSVVHQWW; encoded by the coding sequence ATGAATCCAAGAAAGCCAAATCCGGCACCTTCCCTAAAACTCATCGTCTACGGCATGcccctcctcttcctcctcctcaccATCGCCTCCATGTTCAAGCACAAACCctacaccaccaccaccaccaccctcaCCTCTCTCCGCCCCCACTGCAACGCCCCCTCGAGCATCATCAGCCAGCTGGAGCCCCTGATCGCCGAGGAGCCGCTGGACGTATGGGAGGGCCTGGGCAAGGAGGAGAGCCACATCAGATACCTCCCCTCCCTGACCGACCTCTCCCGCAGCCGCCGCTTCATCTACGTCGACCTCGGCGCCCGCGACTACGACTCCAGCATCGGCAGCTGGTTCGCGAAGCAGTACCCGAAGCAGAACCGGACGTTCGAGATCTACGCGGTTGAGGCGGACGCGTCGTTCCACGCGCAGTACCGGGCGCGTCGGGGAGTCACGCTGCTGCCGTACGCGGCGTGGGTGAGGAACGAGACGGTGGTGTTCGGGAGCAGGCCGATCGTGGTGGGCAGCAAGGTGTGGCGGATGCGGCCGTTCGGGAGGATCGAGGGGGAGCAGGCGGCGGCGGACGGGATGTCCGCGGTGGTGCGGGTGGCGGCGTTTGACTTCGTGGAATGGCTGACGAGGAACGTGGCGGAGGAGGACTTCGTGGTGGTGAAGATGGACGTGGAGGGGACGGAGATCGAGCTGGTCAGGGATTTGGTGAAGCGGGGCGCTATGTGCCTGATCGACGAGCTGTTCATGGAGTGCCACTTCGACCGCTACGTCAAGTGCTGCTCCGGCGAGAGGATTAATAGGTTTAATTTCTCGTATCCTCAGTGTTATCGTTTGTTCAAGGAGCTCAGGGATATGGGCTCTGTTGTGCATCAGTGGTGGTGA